A single Triticum dicoccoides isolate Atlit2015 ecotype Zavitan chromosome 2A, WEW_v2.0, whole genome shotgun sequence DNA region contains:
- the LOC119358133 gene encoding E3 ubiquitin-protein ligase RNF14-like, giving the protein MAADSVGTASSPPQLPHRDPSRDFSHEASSSSSSRAAGAQPVSCDGRAEEDVLDIDSPWVAAAAADSRLEEAAACLQPESEADEDEIRNNQERQEDELMALEAIYGDDLVEFRSKAGLRYFQICIRYDLHDDAQVCARLSSATEKAKYGGCPDDDHDTKEHDAGPDEFSYTCNFEYLPPLILTCLLPKSYPSKEPPYFTVTAKWMDGPDVSQLCEMLDTIWAELPGQEVIYQWVEWIRSSSLLNLWFDGKILLGQDIQSRRHNGDRRAISRSISLESVIPSMLSYSSKKRYQAFLEDLHMCKICLNQWKGSNFIKLPCQHLYCVKCMETLCKMHVKEGTLFQLVCPDTKCNTSSPHHLLKRLLSKEEFERWDRLALEKALDSMADVVYCQKCVVGCVEDEDNNAECPKCSFTFCGFRKELWHPGKQCLTPEQKLQRRRGSGRMTEREVAQELSNIRELYKDVRVCPKCRIAIAKSEGCNKMVCGNCGQFFCFRCGKAIRGYSHFTNCRLFESHDMTDLDRQIDELQFGNQMRNQLKPVGAMVRCPRCREMTFKDDEKYIFCMVCAASSCTMCKRIITDRRMKSGHWGSSECYSL; this is encoded by the exons ATGGCTGCAGATTCCGTCGGCACCGCGTCATCGCCACCGCAGCTACCCCACCGCGACCCTTCCCGTGACTTCTCACACGAggcgtcctcctcatcctcctcgcgCGCCGCGGGGGCACAGCCGGTGTCGTGTGATGGCCGCGCTGAGGAGGACGTGCTGGACATTGACTCTCCGTGGGTCGCGGCGGCCGCGGCTGATTCGAGGCTGGAGGAAGCCGCGGCTTGCCTTCAGCCTGAGAGCGAGGCGGACGAAGACGAGATACGAAACAATCAGGAGCGACAAGAGGACGAG CTGATGGCATTGGAAGCAATATATGGGGATGACCTCGTCGAATTCAGAAGCAAAGCAGGGCTCCGCTATTTCCAG ATCTGCATACGTTACGATCTTCATGATGACGCTCAAGTGTGTGCCAGGCTTTCTTCAGCTACTGAAAAAGCAAAATATGGAGGATGtcctgatgatgatcatgacacaaaaGAACATGATGCTGGGCCTGATGAATTCTCTTACACCTGCAACTTTGAGTACTTGCCTCCTTTGATATTGACATGCCTACTTCCAAAATCGTATCCTAGCAAAGAGCCCCCGTATTTTACTGTAACCGCTAAATGGATGGATGGGCCTGATGTTTCTCAACTCTGTGAGATGCTTGATACTATCTGGGCAGAGCTGCCAGGGCAGGAAGTGATATATCAATGGGTCGAGTGGATACGAAGTTCTTCCTTGTTAAATCTCTGGTTTGATGGCAAAATATTGTTAGGTCAAGACATTCAGAGCAGGAGACACAACGGAGATCGGCGTGCAATCTCAAGAAGTATCTCACTGGAGTCTGTGATCCCTTCCATGCTCAGCTACAGTAGTAAGAAACGTTACCAAGCTTTTCTTGAGGACCTCCATATGTGCAAGATATGCCTTAACCAGTGGAAAG GTTCAAACTTCATCAAGCTTCCATGCCAGcacttgtattgtgtgaagtgcatGGAGACGTTATGCAAGATGCATGTGAAGGAAGGCACTTTGTTTCAGTTAGTTTGCCCTGACACCAAGTGCAATACTTCCAGTCCACACCATCTGCTAAAGAGGCTTCTTAGCAAAGAAGAGTTTGAACGCTGGGATAGGCTTGCTCTGGAGAAAGCGTTGGACTCAATGGCAGACGTGGTTTACTGCCAAAAATGTGTGGTTGGTTGCGTGGAAGATGAGGATAACAATGCAGAATGTCCGAAATGTTCGTTTACCTTCTGCGGTTTTCGCAAGGAATTATGGCATCCAGGGAAACAATGTCTAACTCCAGAACAAAAGCTCCAACGTCGGAGG GGGTCAGGCAGAATGACTGAGAGGGAGGTAGCGCAAGAACTATCGAACATCAGAGAGTTATACAAAGATGTTCGGGTATGTCCGAAATGCCGAATTGCCATCGCCAAAAGTGAAGGCTGCAACAAAATGGTGTGTGGAAACTGTGGTCAGTTCTTTTGCTTCCGCTGCGGCAAGGCGATCCGTGGCTACAGTCATTTCAC GAACTGTCGCCTCTTTGAGTCTCATGACATGACAGACTTGGATAGACAAATAGATGAACTGCAATTTGGAAACCAGATGCGGAATCAGTTGAAACCAGTAGGCGCTATGGTGAGATGTCCAAGGTGTCGTGAAATGACTTTCAAG GACGATGAGAAATATATCTTCTGTATGGTGTGCGCAGCAAGCTCTTGCACAATGTGCAAACGGATAATCACGGATAGGAGGATGAAGAGCGGGCACTGGGGGTCGTCAGAATGCTACTCCTTGTAG